GCAGCACCGCGAGGGCGAGGTGCCCCGCCATGATGACGACCGCGCTCCAGAAGAGCACCCGCTCCGAGCCGAACAACCGATCCGCGAGCCACGCCCCCAGGATGGTCGACAGGTAGACGGCTCCACCGTAGGCCCCCACCACGCCCGCCGCCGTCGGCCGGTCGATTCCGAGCCCGCCATTCTCGACCGAGTAGTAGAGGTAGATGAGCAGGATGCCCTGCATCCCGTAGAACGAGAACCGCTCCCACAACTCCACCCCGAAGACGTTGGCAAGCGCCCGAGGCTGCCCGAAGAACCCGTGGCCGAGGGGCTCCCGAGTCTTCGCCAGAGAACTGTCACCGTTGCTGGTAGTGCCCATGCTGCAATACTCCCACCCCGGCAGCCCAACGTGAATTCCGGAAGCCGCGCGCTCGCGTGCTAATCTGCGCGCGTCTCGCCCGGGCCGGTCGCTCCTTCCCGAGGAGAGACCGAGCGGATCAGCCCCCCAGTGCAGCAGCGCCAGGCTCGCAATCGAGCGAATCCACGCCCATCTACGCATGATTCACGCGTGAAACACGCAGCCATGCAATGATCCACCGTAGGCTTCCCCCGTGGACAACCTCGATCGCAGCATCCTCGACCTGCTCCGCCAGAATTCCCGCGCCGGGTACAGCGCTCTCGGTGAGATCGTGGGCCTGTCCGCGTCCGCGGTCAAGCGCCGCGTGGATCGCCTCGTCGCGGACGGAGTCATCCGCGGCTTCACGATCCAGGTCGACCCCGCCCTCGACGGAATGAGCACCGAGGCCTATGTGGAGCTCTTCCGCCGGGGCACGGTCTCACCCGAGGAACTGCTGCGCATTCTGTCGGCCGTGCCGGAGGTCGTAGACGCCGGAACCGTCACCGGGAGCGCAGACGCGATCGTTCACATCCGCTCGCGCGACATCCCGAGTCTGGAGGCCGCGCTCGAGAAGGTGCGCCGAGCCTCGAATGTGGACCACACGCGCAGCGCGATCGTGCTCTCGCGCCTGATCGACCGCGGAACCGGCTGAGCCCCAGACCTCGCCCGACCGGCGGAACGACCCCCTCGGGCGTCGACACGGGACCGCGCCGCCTCTCCGGGACAGCCCTGCCGACGCTGCCGGGAGCGAGCGGATGCGCTCGAACAGGTCGCCGCTCTCGGGTCGCTGAGGCCGTTGTCGAGCCATCCTGATCCTTGTTCTGCGAGAACATTCAGCGGACACCCAGCTCTCAGCGCCTCGCACGGAGCGCCGCCACGGGCAAGAGTGGCACGATGGGCGCATGAAGCTGCTCGTTGTCGAAGACGATCCGGATATGGGAGGGCTTGTCCAGCGCGGTCTGGCCGCGGAAGGCTACGACGTCACCCTGATGACCAACGGCGTGGACGCGCTCATCGCGCTGCGCGACGACACCTACTCGGCCGCCGCCATCGACGTGATGCTCCCCGGTATGAGCGGGTTCGAGCTGTGCCGGCACATCCGCGATTCCGGCACGGCCATGCCCATCCTTCTGCTCACCGCCCGCGACGCGATCGAAGACCGTGTTCACGGCCTGGACTCGGGAGCGGACGACTACCTCACCAAGCCCTTCGCGTTCGCCGAGCTCGCCGCCCGGGTCCGCGCGCTGCTGCGCCGGGAGCCCACCGGGATGCGACCCCAGATCATCGTCGGCCGTCTCACGATCGACTCCCACGAACACCAGGCGCTCGTCTCCGGCCACGAGATGCCGCTCAGCCGCCGCGAGTTCACCTTGCTGCGCCTCTTCGCGACCAACCCGGACAAGACGCTCTCCCGCACGGACATCCTCGAGTCGGTCTGGGGGACGACGGAGAACATCGGCACCAACGTCATCGACCAGTACGTCTCGTATCTGCGGAAGAAGCTGGATGTCGCAGGCGCGGGCCTGTCGATCGTCACAGAGCGGGGGCGCGGCTACCGCCTGGACGCGAAGAACGCGCTGGAACCGAAGCCGTCCGGCGGGAGCGCGGCCGGGGCCGCCCCGGAGGCCGCGGCTCCGTGACCTGGCTTCGGCGGCTGTCGATCACCGCACGGATCACGATCGGCAGCCTCATCGTCGCTGCCCTGTTCGGCCTGGCGGCGGTCGTCGTGATCCGAGTGGGCGTCTCCTCCATCCTCCACAACGCGACCGTCACCCTTCTCACCAACGACATCAGCGGGCCCGAGGCGTCCGTGCAGAAGAATCCCGATGGACCGTTCAATCTGCCCGGTGGCGGCCAGGAGCTCGCGGTGGTCGGCTCCGACGGCCAGCTGCTCGAGACGACACTCCCCTCCGCGATGGCGTCCCGCGTCCCGCAATTGCTGGGTCTCGGGGACGACCCGACCACCGTGCAGATCAGGGACGACCAGTACCTCGTCCTCGTCCGGAGCGTCCAGACACCGGCCGGAGCCCTGCACATCATCGCCGCGCGCAACGATGAGACGACGGCCCTCATCCTGGACCGCCTCACCCTGGCGCTACTCGTCGGCGCGGGCATCGTGGTCCTCGGTTTCGGGGCCGCCTCCTGGCTGCTCACCCGCACTGCGCTCCGGCCGGTGAGCAGGATGCGCGAGCAGGCCGAGCGCATCGCCGGCTCCGAACGCGCGGGCAGGGACGAGTCGGCCGGCCTCCTCAGCGTCGGCCCCGCACGCGACGAGCTCTCCGAGCTCGCCACGACGCTGAACGATCTCATCCGCCGGCTGCGCGCCTCCGCCGAACGCGAGCGCCAGATGGTCTCCGACGCCAGTCACGAGCTCCGAACCCCCCTCGCCGTCCTCCGTGGACGTCTGGAGCTCGCGGAGCTGGATGCCGGCGACCCGGACGCTTTATTGGCCGACATCCGCTCCTCCCACGCCACCGCGATCCGTCTCGGCCAGCTCGCCAACAACCTGCTGGAGCTTTCTCGCATCGAGGCGGGCCCAGCGAAGGGCCGCATCGGCTGGCGCACCCTCGTGGACGAGCTGACCGACGCGATCGACCGCGCGCGCCTCCTCGTCAGCAGCGACGAGGACTCCGGCGACATCTCCGTGGACTTCTCCTACGATCCCCGGCGCCGACCCGGCCCCTCGGCCCGCATCGCCCTTTCTCCCACGGACTTCGGCCGCATCCTCGACAATCTGCTCGGCAACGCCATCACCGCCATCCGCGCCATGCCTGCCGACCGCCGCCCCGGTGAGGCCATCGTCACCGCCGACCTCACTGTCGCCGAGGATTTCGCCCTCCTCACAGTCCGCGACACGGGCCCCGGCATGCCCGCGGAGTTCATTCCGGTCGCCCTCGACCGCTTCACCCGCGCCGACGACGCCCGCACCTCCCAGTCCGGGACGGGCGGCGGGCTCGGGCTCGCCATCGTCTCCGCCCTCGCCGCCGCGGCCGAAGGCTCGGTGCGCCTCAAGAACGCGGATGACGGGGGCCTGGTGGTCGTCGTGCGGCTGCCGCTGGTGACGGAATAGGGTCCCCGCCGGTCAGATGACCTCCTCTGTCGACCGCGTCGGATTCCCGAACCGGTGGTTGGTGATCGAGATGGCCTGCTCGTGCAGGAAAGGCAGCACCTCGACTCGCCCCGAGGGTGTGACCGAGCCGGAATAGACCGCGACATCCGGGCTGCCGCTGAGCGCCACGGCCAGTTCCACCGGGTCGCCGCCGATCAGCCGGATGCGGTGGTCCGGAATGCGCTGCGCACGCACCCGTGAGAGCCAGTGCGCGTCGGACTCGACCACGACCTCCACTTCCCGTTCACGGAGCAGTTGCGCCGTCCCCCTCGGCAGTTTCACGCTCGTGCTGACCGAGAACCGTGAGCGGGCCACCGTCGCGGACGCCATCACACGAAGCAGTTCCGGTAGAGACGCGCCCTCCGACAACCGAACCGTCACCGGGACCGGGCGGTAGCGGAAGAGATTCCTCTCGACTCCGAGCCCGGAGACATCTCTCACCTGGTGGTACTCCGTCGCCATCGCGATCGCGTCGCTCAGCGCGGACCGCCGCACGAGGTCGAATGCGGGATAGCCCATCGACGACTGACCCGATTCGATCAGGTCGGTCACCCGCTGTTCCAGGCCACGCAGGTGCAGGCTGGAACTCGACTGGCCGAGCTCCGGTTCGCAGCTTCCGAGCCCGATCAGGTAATTCGGGCCTCCCGCTTTCGTTCCCGCACCGACCGAGGAGCGCTTCCACCCGCCGAACGGCTGCCGCCGGACGATCGCCCCGGTGATCCCGCGGTTGACGTACAGGTTGCCCGCCTCGACGGTGTCGAGCCACTGCGCGAGTTCCTCGGAGTCGAGCGAGTGCAGACCGGCCGTGAGCCCGTACTCGATCGCGTTCTGAAAGCGCACCGCCTCCTCGAGGGTCCTGGCCGTCATGATCCCGAGCACCGGCCCGAAGAACTCGGTGAGGTGGAAGTACGATCCCGGCTGGACGCCAGTCCGGATGCCGGGCGACCACAGCCTGCCGCTGTCGTCCAGCTGTCTCGGCTGAACGAGCCAGCCCTCGTCCGCACCGAGCGTGGTGAGCGCGTGCAGGAGCTTGCCGCTCGCCGGTTCGATCAGCGGGCCCATCTGGCTCGTCGGGTCCTGCGGGTAACCGACCCGCATGCTGGTGGCCGCATCCACGAGCTGGTTTCGGAACCGCTCGGACTTCGCGACCGATCCCACCAGGATGACGAGGCTCGCGGACGAGCACTTCTGCCCGGCGTGCCCGAAGGCGCTCTTCACGATGTCCGACACGGCGAGGTCGTAGTCCGCACTCGGCGTGACGATGATCGCGTTCTTCCCGCTCGTCTCCGCCAGCAGCGGGAGATCCGGACGCCAGGAACGGAACAGTTTGGCCGTCTCGTACGATCCGGTGAGGATGACCCGATCGACCCGGGCGTCGGCCACGAGCTGCTGCCCGAGCTCGTCTTCCCCGATGTCCACAAGGACCAGCAGTTCCCGGGGAACGCCCGCCTCCCACAGTGCCTCGACCATCACCGCGCCGCTGCGCTTCGCCTGCGGCGCGGGTTTGACGATCACCCCGCTGCCTGCGGCGAGCGCCGCGAGGACTCCGCCCGCTGGGATGGCGACCGGGAAGTTCCAGGGCGGGACGACCACCGTGAGCTGCGACGGAACGAACCGCGCCCCCTGGATGCTGTCGAGCTCGCGCGCGAGGGTCGCGTAATAGTGAGCGAAGTCCACCGCCTCGCTCACCTCGGGATCAGCCTCCGCGATGGTCTTGCCGGTCTCGGCCGCCATCACTTCGATCAGGCGGTCCCGGTTGGCTTCCAGCGCGTGCCCGGCCCGATCGAGGAGGCCCGCGCGCTCCTTACCGCTGCGAGCACCCCACGCGGCCCCTGCCGCGCGCACGCTTTCGAGAAGCCCGTCCAGCGTCGCCGGATCGCTGACAGCCGCACTCGCGATCGCCGCGACCCCGAGCTCACTCGCCCCGGCCCGGCTCAGGATGCGGCGGCCCCACGCCCGGTTGGCTGCGAGCGACGGATCGGTGTCAGCGGCGTTCTCGAACCCCGAGCGCCCCTCGTCTCGGCTGCTCCGCTCCCCGACGGCGCCGTCAGCGAACTCCAGACCCCCGCTCGACCCGCGGGTGAGGCCGAGCACCATGCTCGTCAGGCCCTCGTCCGCCGCACCCGGCACCGGATCGTCCGCCGACGGCCGCGTGAAGGCGGCCGCCGTCGACTCCTCCCACTCCCGGGTGCGATCCTGTATGCGGTTCGGAAGCGGCGCCGCTTCATGCGACAGGGCATCCGCCTCGAACTCCGCCACCGAGGCGAGGAAGCGCTGCCGCTCACGCTCGAACAGCTCGGGGTCCGACCCGAGCTCGAACACCGCCGACATGAAGTTCTCCGGGCTCGCGTTCTCTTCCAGCCGGCGGATGAGGTACGAGATCGCGACATCGAACTCGTCCGGATTGACCACCGGCGTGTACAGCAGCAGCTCTCCGACCGTCCGCTTCACGGCCTCCGCCTGAGCCGTCGCCATCCCGAGCAGCATCTCGACGTCGATCCGCTCGGCGACCCCGCGCCGAGCGGCGAGCAGCCACGCGAAGGCGACGTCGAACAGATTGTGTCCGGCGACGCCGATCTTCACGGCATCGGTGCGCTCCGGCGTCAGCGCCCAATCGAGCACACGCTTGTAGTTCGCGTCGGTGGCCTGCTTGCTGCCGTATGTGGCCAGCGGCCAGCCGTGGATCGCGGCGTCCACCCGCTCCATCGCCAGGTTCGCGCCCTTCACGACCCGCACCTTGATCGGAGCACCGCCCGCGACCCGTCGTTCGGTCGCCCATTCCGTGAGCCGCTGAAGCGCGTCGAGCGCATCCGGGAGGTAGGTCTGAAGCACGATCCCCGCTTCCAAACGGAGGAACTCCGGCTTGCTCAGGACGCCGGTGAACACCGCCATCGTGAGATCGAGATCGCGATATTCCTCCATGTCGAGGTTGATGAACTTCGGCGTCGGCGATGACGCGGCCAGCTGGTAGAGCGGCGTCAGCCGATCTACCACGCGTGCGACCGTCTCGTCGAACGACCACATCGACAGCTGCGAGGCGATCGACGACACCTTGATCGAGACATAGTCGACGTCGTCCCGGGCCAGCAGCGCACGAGTGCCTTTCAGCCGCCGCGCCGCCTCCTTCTCCCCGAGCACCGCCTCGCCGAGCAGGTTGAGGTTCAGGCGCGCGCCGTGGCCGGCCGGGTCGTGGGGTGCGCGCAGGTGCGCGATGGCGGGCCCGAGCTTCTCGGGCGTCGCGTCCACGACGAGATGGCCGACCATCCGCCGAAGCACACGGCGCGCGATCGGAATGACCACCCACGGCAGCACCGGACCGAAGACACCGCCCAGCCAGATCGCGAACCGCATGTACCAGGGCAGGAACGCCGGAATCTTCTTCGCGACGCGCTGCAGGTTGTACCCGGCGACGAAGAGATCCTGCGGCCGGGCCACACCGTCTACGAACCCGACTGCGAATTCCAGGCCGTCCGGATCGCGCAGCACACCCGCCAAACGCTCGGCCGCCGGGTCCTCGTGGACCGCCTCCCCACCGTGGCCCGCGCTCTGCGCGAGCCACGAGCGCACGAGCTCGACCGCCTCATCGGCCAGTCGTCCCGCAACCACGTCCCTGCTCTCAACCATGTCCACGACTGTATTCCTCGCTGCCTGGGCGGCATGCCGACCGTCCGAACCTGTGGACAAGTCGCAGCCGCGCGGAACCTGTGGAGTACATTCTCGGGTCTGACTATGATCGGAAAAAGCGAATGTTTCCGAACAATAGCGTGAAGCTGAACCGAATGGATGCGCGATGCTCGACACTCGTAAGCTTCGCCTCCTCCACGAGTTGAGAATCCGCGGCACCGTCTCCGGCGTCGCCAAAGCCCTGTCGTACAGCCCGTCCTCCGTCTCCCAGCAACTCGCCGCCCTGGAACGGGAGGTCGGCACGGTCCTCCTCGTCAAATCCGGGCGCCGTCTTCGGTTCACCCCGCAGGGTGAACTCCTCGCCGAGCGCACGACCGGCATCCTGGACGCTCTCGACGCCGCCGAGTCCGCGGTCGCGGCCTCCAGCACGACCGTCAGCGGCGTCGTGCGGATCGCCGTCTTCCAGTCCGCCGCACACGCCATCCTGCCCACCGCCCTCGACACCCTCGCACGCGACTTCCCCGAACTTCGCGTCGAAATCGCCGAGCGCGAACCGGACCAGGGGCTGTTCGAGGTGTCCGCCCGCGACGTCGACCTCGCCATCGCCGAGCAGTACCCCGGCAGCGCCCGGGGGATGCGCAACGACCTGGACCGCGTCGAGCTCGCGACCGACAGCATCCACCTCGCCACCGCCAGACGACGGGACGCCCGCATCCGAACCGCCTCCCTCGCCGCCGCCGCCGACCTGCCGTGGGTCCTCGAACCCGAGGGGACCGCCGCCCGCACCTGGGCCGTCCAGCTCTGCCGCACAGCCGGCTTCGAACCCGATGTCCGGTTCGAGACCGCCGACCTGGTCGCGCATATCCGGCTCATCGCTTCGGGAAACGCGGTCGGCCTGCTGCCCGGCCTCGTCTGGTCCGGCGAGGAGCCGAGCGTGTGCCTCCTCCCCCTGCCGGGTTCCCCGCGCCGCACGATCTTCACCTCCGCCCGCCGCTCCTTCGCCGTCAGCCCGGGTGTGGTGGCGTGCCGCCGGGCTCTCGCCGCGGCGATCCCGCGACCGCCGGCCGACCGCCCCGCGCCGGGTCCCTTCCCCTAGGCTCGTCTCCATGACCGACCCCGAAGCCCTTCGCGGCGCCGCGAGTCACGATGTGGTGATCGTCGGCGGCGGTCACAACGGGCTCACCGCCGCTGCCTACCTGTCGAGCGCCGGCAAGAGCGTCATCGTGCTGGAACGCCTGGACGAGGTGGGCGGCGCTGCCGTGAGCACACAAGCGTTCCCCGGCGTCGAGGCACGCCTCTCCCGGTACTCCTCCCTCATAAGCCTGCTTCCCCAGCGCATCGTCGACGACCTCGGCCTCGATATCCGCCTCGCCCGCCGCCGCTACTCCTCATACACGCCCGTGCCGGGCGACCCGGACAGCGCTGGACTGCTCATCGACAGCGCCGACGACGCGGCGACGGCGGCCTCGTTCTCGCGCATCGGCGCCCCCGACGACGCCGCCGCCCTCGCTGCGTTCTCCGAAGCGACCGGAAAAGCGGCCCGCGCGCTCTGGCCGACCGTCACCGAACCCCTCCTCACCCGGTCCGAAGCCC
This genomic window from Leifsonia xyli subsp. cynodontis DSM 46306 contains:
- a CDS encoding Lrp/AsnC family transcriptional regulator, producing the protein MDNLDRSILDLLRQNSRAGYSALGEIVGLSASAVKRRVDRLVADGVIRGFTIQVDPALDGMSTEAYVELFRRGTVSPEELLRILSAVPEVVDAGTVTGSADAIVHIRSRDIPSLEAALEKVRRASNVDHTRSAIVLSRLIDRGTG
- a CDS encoding response regulator transcription factor, encoding MKLLVVEDDPDMGGLVQRGLAAEGYDVTLMTNGVDALIALRDDTYSAAAIDVMLPGMSGFELCRHIRDSGTAMPILLLTARDAIEDRVHGLDSGADDYLTKPFAFAELAARVRALLRREPTGMRPQIIVGRLTIDSHEHQALVSGHEMPLSRREFTLLRLFATNPDKTLSRTDILESVWGTTENIGTNVIDQYVSYLRKKLDVAGAGLSIVTERGRGYRLDAKNALEPKPSGGSAAGAAPEAAAP
- a CDS encoding sensor histidine kinase: MTWLRRLSITARITIGSLIVAALFGLAAVVVIRVGVSSILHNATVTLLTNDISGPEASVQKNPDGPFNLPGGGQELAVVGSDGQLLETTLPSAMASRVPQLLGLGDDPTTVQIRDDQYLVLVRSVQTPAGALHIIAARNDETTALILDRLTLALLVGAGIVVLGFGAASWLLTRTALRPVSRMREQAERIAGSERAGRDESAGLLSVGPARDELSELATTLNDLIRRLRASAERERQMVSDASHELRTPLAVLRGRLELAELDAGDPDALLADIRSSHATAIRLGQLANNLLELSRIEAGPAKGRIGWRTLVDELTDAIDRARLLVSSDEDSGDISVDFSYDPRRRPGPSARIALSPTDFGRILDNLLGNAITAIRAMPADRRPGEAIVTADLTVAEDFALLTVRDTGPGMPAEFIPVALDRFTRADDARTSQSGTGGGLGLAIVSALAAAAEGSVRLKNADDGGLVVVVRLPLVTE
- a CDS encoding bifunctional proline dehydrogenase/L-glutamate gamma-semialdehyde dehydrogenase, whose protein sequence is MVESRDVVAGRLADEAVELVRSWLAQSAGHGGEAVHEDPAAERLAGVLRDPDGLEFAVGFVDGVARPQDLFVAGYNLQRVAKKIPAFLPWYMRFAIWLGGVFGPVLPWVVIPIARRVLRRMVGHLVVDATPEKLGPAIAHLRAPHDPAGHGARLNLNLLGEAVLGEKEAARRLKGTRALLARDDVDYVSIKVSSIASQLSMWSFDETVARVVDRLTPLYQLAASSPTPKFINLDMEEYRDLDLTMAVFTGVLSKPEFLRLEAGIVLQTYLPDALDALQRLTEWATERRVAGGAPIKVRVVKGANLAMERVDAAIHGWPLATYGSKQATDANYKRVLDWALTPERTDAVKIGVAGHNLFDVAFAWLLAARRGVAERIDVEMLLGMATAQAEAVKRTVGELLLYTPVVNPDEFDVAISYLIRRLEENASPENFMSAVFELGSDPELFERERQRFLASVAEFEADALSHEAAPLPNRIQDRTREWEESTAAAFTRPSADDPVPGAADEGLTSMVLGLTRGSSGGLEFADGAVGERSSRDEGRSGFENAADTDPSLAANRAWGRRILSRAGASELGVAAIASAAVSDPATLDGLLESVRAAGAAWGARSGKERAGLLDRAGHALEANRDRLIEVMAAETGKTIAEADPEVSEAVDFAHYYATLARELDSIQGARFVPSQLTVVVPPWNFPVAIPAGGVLAALAAGSGVIVKPAPQAKRSGAVMVEALWEAGVPRELLVLVDIGEDELGQQLVADARVDRVILTGSYETAKLFRSWRPDLPLLAETSGKNAIIVTPSADYDLAVSDIVKSAFGHAGQKCSSASLVILVGSVAKSERFRNQLVDAATSMRVGYPQDPTSQMGPLIEPASGKLLHALTTLGADEGWLVQPRQLDDSGRLWSPGIRTGVQPGSYFHLTEFFGPVLGIMTARTLEEAVRFQNAIEYGLTAGLHSLDSEELAQWLDTVEAGNLYVNRGITGAIVRRQPFGGWKRSSVGAGTKAGGPNYLIGLGSCEPELGQSSSSLHLRGLEQRVTDLIESGQSSMGYPAFDLVRRSALSDAIAMATEYHQVRDVSGLGVERNLFRYRPVPVTVRLSEGASLPELLRVMASATVARSRFSVSTSVKLPRGTAQLLREREVEVVVESDAHWLSRVRAQRIPDHRIRLIGGDPVELAVALSGSPDVAVYSGSVTPSGRVEVLPFLHEQAISITNHRFGNPTRSTEEVI
- a CDS encoding LysR family transcriptional regulator, whose protein sequence is MLDTRKLRLLHELRIRGTVSGVAKALSYSPSSVSQQLAALEREVGTVLLVKSGRRLRFTPQGELLAERTTGILDALDAAESAVAASSTTVSGVVRIAVFQSAAHAILPTALDTLARDFPELRVEIAEREPDQGLFEVSARDVDLAIAEQYPGSARGMRNDLDRVELATDSIHLATARRRDARIRTASLAAAADLPWVLEPEGTAARTWAVQLCRTAGFEPDVRFETADLVAHIRLIASGNAVGLLPGLVWSGEEPSVCLLPLPGSPRRTIFTSARRSFAVSPGVVACRRALAAAIPRPPADRPAPGPFP